The Streptomyces sp. RKAG293 genome includes a region encoding these proteins:
- a CDS encoding SulP family inorganic anion transporter produces MAGPPARGGDAGESGAWIVGQGRDRRCDSGRGGGSGRDGHGRAGRGGPEALRKLGDASVLTVVLSVALLGAVLLMQRFTPKVPGSLVVVIVAITASQLFHFKDHGIAVVGDLQGGLPHLRFPHAGLSDMVALVLPAAGMALVSFADGIAIARSFAAKNHYVVSVNRELVALGTANLSAGFTGAFPVGSSGSRTALADASGGRSQVTGLVAAAIVAVVAAVATPLIAPLPKAALGVVVVAAALKLFDFKGILRLHKVRDAEAGLAVCALVAVLALGVLNGLLVAVALSIGIFVHRTVRPHDAVLGHDQDIDGFRDIEVHHSAQTVPGLVVYRFDAALYFPNVPFFSDRVLQVVADAPPKVRWILVNVEAVTYIDSTAIDALRDLHQKLAKRDVVLAFARAKTPLRRVLTNTGMTELVGEGFLFPTVRAGVAAYREAHPR; encoded by the coding sequence GTGGCAGGACCTCCTGCCCGGGGCGGCGATGCTGGTGAGTCAGGGGCGTGGATCGTGGGCCAAGGACGCGATCGTCGGTGTGACAGTGGCCGCGGTGGCGGTTCCGGCCGCGATGGGCATGGCCGGGCTGGCCGAGGTGGCCCCGAGGCGCTGCGCAAGCTGGGCGACGCCTCCGTCCTGACGGTGGTGCTCAGCGTGGCGTTGCTGGGTGCGGTGCTGCTGATGCAGCGCTTCACGCCCAAGGTGCCCGGCAGCCTGGTGGTCGTCATCGTCGCGATCACTGCCTCGCAGCTGTTCCATTTCAAGGACCACGGCATCGCAGTCGTGGGCGACCTCCAGGGCGGTCTGCCACATCTGCGGTTCCCCCACGCAGGGCTCAGCGACATGGTCGCCCTGGTGCTTCCTGCGGCCGGGATGGCGCTGGTCTCCTTCGCCGACGGCATCGCCATCGCCCGCTCCTTCGCCGCCAAGAACCACTACGTGGTCAGCGTCAACCGGGAGCTGGTGGCCCTGGGCACGGCGAACCTCTCGGCGGGTTTCACCGGAGCCTTCCCGGTGGGCAGCAGCGGCTCGCGCACCGCGCTGGCCGACGCGTCGGGGGGACGTTCGCAGGTCACGGGACTGGTCGCTGCTGCCATCGTGGCTGTGGTAGCCGCCGTCGCCACCCCGTTGATCGCCCCGCTGCCCAAGGCAGCTCTGGGCGTCGTGGTGGTCGCAGCCGCCCTCAAGCTCTTCGATTTCAAGGGGATTCTGCGACTGCACAAGGTCCGCGATGCCGAAGCCGGGCTGGCGGTGTGCGCCCTGGTCGCGGTGCTCGCCCTGGGGGTTCTCAACGGCCTGCTGGTCGCGGTGGCTCTGTCGATCGGGATCTTCGTGCACCGCACGGTGCGCCCCCACGACGCGGTCCTGGGCCACGACCAGGACATCGACGGCTTCCGCGACATCGAGGTGCATCACAGCGCTCAGACCGTTCCGGGTCTGGTGGTCTACCGCTTCGACGCAGCCCTGTACTTCCCCAACGTGCCCTTCTTCAGTGACCGCGTGCTGCAGGTGGTTGCGGACGCCCCGCCGAAGGTCCGCTGGATCCTGGTCAACGTCGAGGCCGTCACGTACATCGACTCCACCGCCATCGACGCCTTGCGCGACCTGCACCAGAAGTTGGCCAAGCGTGACGTGGTCCTGGCCTTCGCCCGCGCCAAGACCCCCCTACGCCGCGTCCTGACCAACACCGGCATGACCGAGCTGGTCGGCGAGGGGTTCCTCTTCCCCACGGTGCGCGCCGGGGTTGCCGCCTACCGCGAAGCGCACCCGAGATGA
- a CDS encoding SHOCT domain-containing protein, with protein sequence MPGLLRAVVRTAAVAGTATAVSNRVSRRQAGRWAQQGQPQDPAQPAKPAPAAAPSTDMDSKLDQLSQLAKLRDQGALSDAEFAAEKAKVLQG encoded by the coding sequence ATGCCGGGACTTCTTCGCGCAGTCGTCCGCACCGCGGCCGTCGCCGGAACCGCCACCGCCGTGTCGAACCGTGTCTCACGCCGACAGGCCGGCCGTTGGGCTCAGCAGGGTCAACCACAAGATCCCGCACAGCCCGCGAAACCGGCCCCGGCCGCCGCGCCCTCCACCGACATGGACAGCAAGCTCGACCAACTCTCCCAGCTCGCCAAGCTCCGGGACCAAGGAGCGCTGAGCGACGCGGAGTTCGCGGCCGAGAAAGCCAAGGTGCTACAAGGCTGA
- a CDS encoding DUF6325 family protein translates to MNETDDMGPIDYLIIEFPPGAMSGEGFPLLVDLVDRGVIRIIDLTFVRKEADGSVVAVTIADFDHDGSLDLAVFEGASSGLLSGEDIDEAGRVLQPGSAAGILVYENLWAAPLASALRRSGAQMIAGGRIPIQELVAALDTADAGA, encoded by the coding sequence ATGAACGAGACGGACGACATGGGGCCGATCGATTACCTGATCATCGAATTCCCCCCAGGCGCAATGAGTGGCGAGGGCTTCCCCCTGCTCGTCGACCTCGTCGACAGGGGCGTGATCCGCATCATCGACCTCACATTCGTGCGCAAGGAAGCCGATGGATCGGTGGTCGCCGTGACCATCGCCGACTTCGACCACGATGGCAGTCTGGACCTGGCCGTCTTCGAGGGAGCGTCCTCGGGCCTGCTCAGCGGTGAGGACATAGACGAGGCCGGCAGAGTCCTCCAGCCCGGCAGCGCGGCGGGAATCCTGGTCTACGAAAACCTCTGGGCCGCCCCTCTGGCCTCCGCGTTGCGACGCTCCGGCGCGCAGATGATCGCCGGCGGCCGGATTCCGATCCAGGAACTGGTCGCCGCACTCGACACCGCGGACGCCGGCGCTTGA
- a CDS encoding GAP family protein yields MVLDLIIIGLAITLGPLHNTAFILLLSGPGGVRKGVAFILAWLVCLVVVIAAVVLLTGGKPLIHKSAPSTVALALKLLLGLGMVLYAERKRRRGAKPRPSPKRFARLDNVSGWFAAALGILLQPWAMVAAGGATVVQANMSSLATYLALIGYVLLATSSLLAMELYTTFRPTAAATTLSGLRAWIEGHQDQAIVSLSLLLGLWLVGQSLYGLVS; encoded by the coding sequence ATGGTGCTCGACCTCATCATCATCGGTCTGGCCATCACCCTTGGGCCGCTGCACAACACCGCGTTCATCCTGCTGCTTTCAGGGCCCGGCGGGGTACGCAAAGGGGTCGCGTTCATCCTGGCCTGGCTGGTGTGTCTGGTAGTTGTCATCGCCGCGGTGGTCCTTCTGACCGGCGGCAAACCCCTCATACACAAGAGCGCGCCCTCCACCGTTGCCCTGGCCCTGAAGCTGCTGCTCGGCCTGGGCATGGTCCTTTACGCCGAGCGCAAACGGCGCCGTGGGGCGAAACCACGTCCGTCCCCCAAGCGGTTCGCACGACTCGACAACGTCTCCGGTTGGTTCGCAGCGGCGTTGGGCATCCTCCTCCAGCCGTGGGCCATGGTCGCCGCCGGCGGAGCGACCGTGGTGCAGGCGAACATGTCGTCCCTCGCCACCTACCTGGCCTTGATCGGCTATGTGCTGCTGGCCACCTCCAGCCTGCTGGCGATGGAGCTCTACACGACCTTCAGACCAACTGCCGCCGCGACCACACTCAGCGGCCTTCGCGCCTGGATCGAGGGCCACCAGGACCAGGCCATCGTGAGCCTGTCACTCCTCCTCGGCCTATGGCTGGTGGGACAGAGCCTCTACGGACTCGTCAGTTGA
- a CDS encoding SMI1/KNR4 family protein: MIALDALVRLCQPPVDPPPAVDWADAELTLGTALPADYKQLVETYGDGIFDETIWLLVPDSAYDDCDLHAQTAERDEVLTDLWEFEDKPAGLQEAGAKVLPWAFEEGTGAFLYWLARPGQHPDEWTVLYNEGRGPLWEHHDMGSLAFLLAVLTGTAKTEYFGHLYEVLKPTEHRFATADQTLGTTGQ; encoded by the coding sequence ATGATCGCCCTCGATGCGCTTGTCCGTCTCTGCCAGCCGCCGGTCGATCCGCCACCGGCAGTGGACTGGGCGGATGCCGAGCTGACCCTTGGTACGGCGCTGCCCGCCGACTACAAACAGCTCGTCGAGACGTACGGCGACGGCATCTTCGACGAGACGATCTGGCTGCTTGTACCGGACTCCGCCTACGACGACTGCGACCTGCACGCGCAGACGGCGGAACGGGACGAGGTCCTGACCGACTTGTGGGAGTTTGAGGACAAGCCAGCTGGCCTGCAGGAGGCGGGAGCGAAGGTCCTGCCGTGGGCATTCGAGGAGGGCACAGGGGCGTTCCTGTACTGGCTCGCGCGGCCTGGTCAGCACCCCGACGAGTGGACCGTGCTCTACAACGAGGGGCGCGGTCCCCTGTGGGAGCATCACGACATGGGGTCCCTGGCCTTCCTGCTGGCGGTGCTCACCGGAACGGCGAAAACGGAGTACTTCGGCCACCTTTACGAAGTGCTGAAGCCGACGGAGCACCGCTTCGCGACTGCCGACCAGACTCTTGGGACTACAGGGCAATGA
- a CDS encoding histidine kinase — MTIPGGLSRTVLRARRDTGFLAAGVLPHLALVPVWAWAAATTARTGNWLLTVSVSAALVLLGTPVLTAVQRARYRVLIGVDVPRITPTAPEQWTRASTARWLAARRPWRKIGYHLLLGPLLALLELLVLAVAAACLAGVIAYAWSWALPTGIRQDWFGYLTQLPAYTAAGLLLLCALPWTARALARAEARLALGLLGPSRAQRLQERVDQLAVSRTDLIEAVDTERRRIERDLHDGTQQRLVSLAVNLGLAIATRPDLPSDAREVIARAHLEAKEAIAELNDLVRGLHPAVLEDRGLDAALSGLAARTPLPVRLRVDLEERVAPNVESVAYFVISEALTNATKHANAMRAEVIVRQVGGVLRVRVTDDGLGGADAAAGTGLTGLAKRVGSLDGAFHVSSPVGGPTTITAELPCAR, encoded by the coding sequence ATGACGATTCCAGGTGGACTGAGTCGCACGGTCCTCCGGGCGCGGCGGGACACCGGCTTTCTTGCCGCTGGTGTGCTGCCGCACCTGGCGCTGGTACCCGTGTGGGCCTGGGCGGCGGCGACTACTGCCAGGACGGGGAACTGGCTCCTTACGGTTTCCGTGTCGGCCGCCCTGGTCCTGCTCGGCACCCCGGTGCTGACGGCCGTTCAGCGGGCTCGCTACCGGGTGCTCATCGGTGTGGACGTCCCCCGGATCACCCCCACCGCGCCGGAACAATGGACGCGGGCCTCGACCGCCCGGTGGCTCGCGGCGAGGCGGCCTTGGCGCAAGATCGGCTACCACCTCCTGCTGGGCCCGCTGCTCGCGCTGCTGGAGCTGCTGGTGCTCGCAGTGGCAGCGGCGTGCCTGGCGGGCGTCATCGCCTACGCCTGGTCATGGGCGCTGCCAACCGGAATCCGCCAGGACTGGTTCGGATACCTGACCCAGCTGCCGGCTTACACGGCCGCTGGGCTCCTCCTCCTGTGTGCCCTGCCCTGGACCGCGCGGGCACTAGCCCGGGCCGAGGCGCGGCTGGCGCTGGGCCTGCTCGGGCCCAGCCGGGCGCAGCGGCTCCAGGAGCGGGTCGATCAGCTGGCCGTGAGCCGGACCGACTTGATCGAGGCCGTCGACACGGAGCGCCGCCGGATCGAGCGCGACCTGCACGACGGCACCCAGCAGCGGTTGGTGTCTCTCGCGGTCAACCTGGGTCTGGCCATTGCCACCCGCCCGGACCTGCCGAGTGATGCCCGCGAGGTGATCGCGAGAGCGCACCTGGAGGCGAAGGAGGCGATCGCCGAACTCAATGACCTGGTGCGGGGGCTGCACCCCGCTGTGCTCGAAGACCGGGGTCTGGACGCGGCGTTGTCCGGGCTGGCTGCCCGCACGCCCCTGCCGGTGCGGCTGCGGGTCGATCTGGAGGAGCGGGTGGCGCCCAACGTGGAGTCAGTCGCGTACTTCGTCATTTCTGAGGCGCTGACCAATGCAACGAAGCACGCCAACGCGATGCGTGCAGAGGTGATAGTCCGTCAGGTCGGCGGGGTGCTGCGAGTGCGCGTTACCGACGACGGGCTGGGCGGTGCCGACGCCGCCGCCGGCACGGGGCTGACCGGGCTGGCCAAGCGGGTCGGCTCCCTCGACGGGGCCTTCCACGTCAGCAGCCCCGTTGGCGGGCCCACCACCATCACCGCGGAGCTGCCGTGCGCGCGGTGA
- a CDS encoding response regulator transcription factor — protein MRAVIAEDSVLLRVGLIKVLEMGGFQVAAEAGDAEGLLAAVAEHRPERALIDVRMPPGFTDEGVRAAMEIRRRWPGTPVVLLSQYVEERYAADLLSANTSGVGYLLKQRVADVADFVAAVRRVADGGTALDPQVVAQLLLRRDSDPPARLTPRYRLRGSATGLPAFGSGMTSPLVAVDDPGGGVTGPGVIDGPLMRGLSTGLPEPEELSVTWDPCHCPR, from the coding sequence GTGCGCGCGGTGATCGCCGAGGATTCGGTGTTGTTGCGGGTCGGCCTGATCAAGGTGCTGGAGATGGGCGGGTTCCAGGTCGCCGCGGAAGCCGGCGACGCGGAGGGGCTGTTGGCGGCAGTGGCGGAGCACCGGCCCGAACGTGCCTTGATCGACGTCCGGATGCCGCCCGGCTTCACCGACGAGGGGGTGCGGGCGGCGATGGAGATCCGTCGGCGCTGGCCGGGGACGCCGGTGGTGCTGCTTTCGCAGTACGTGGAGGAGCGGTACGCGGCTGACCTGCTGTCTGCGAACACCAGCGGTGTGGGCTACCTGCTCAAGCAGCGGGTCGCCGATGTCGCCGACTTCGTGGCGGCGGTCCGGCGAGTGGCGGACGGGGGCACGGCCCTGGACCCGCAGGTCGTCGCCCAGTTGCTGCTGCGGCGCGACAGCGACCCGCCCGCGCGGCTGACCCCCCGTTACCGTCTTCGTGGCTCCGCAACGGGGCTACCGGCCTTCGGGTCCGGCATGACTTCCCCCCTTGTCGCGGTTGATGATCCGGGGGGTGGTGTCACCGGGCCCGGAGTCATCGACGGACCGCTGATGAGGGGCTTGAGCACCGGCTTACCCGAGCCGGAAGAGCTCTCCGTAACGTGGGATCCCTGCCACTGCCCTCGCTGA
- a CDS encoding HAMP domain-containing sensor histidine kinase, with protein sequence MRRLTLRPATLRGRLALLALATTAIWVALLTTAFNVVLDARLRAQADDLLRTRAAAVAATVEVRSNGSLTVHEPSDDHVLDTGIWIYQGRHVVEGPPPPGGPQAWADRLAGGEGFADESSGTAPFRLYALPIRDRGRQVGTVVAAVEVTPYRHTAQTALIGSIGLAVLLLGGVYPVTRAVVARALRPVSVMSRQAARWSGEDAGHRFGAERRPAELADLARTLDGLLDRLAAVLRHEQQLTGEMSHELRTPLAALTAEVEWLQARPRGAEEQETAHQAIASGAARMHDIVETLLTEARTRGSETSGRCSLHEVIVDVARRSAEDHPQDPPVVLRTGIDGETATVGVSAPLLERILAPLLDNARRYAVRCVVIDYAAAPGQSVEVRVSDDGPGIPADLWGDVFEPGFRAAPASSHDGAGLGLPLARRLARAAGGEITVSPADTGARFVVSLPAG encoded by the coding sequence ATGAGACGCCTCACGCTCCGCCCGGCCACCCTGCGGGGCCGACTCGCACTGCTCGCTCTGGCCACCACCGCGATATGGGTGGCACTGCTCACAACCGCGTTCAACGTGGTGCTCGACGCCCGGCTGCGCGCGCAGGCCGATGATCTGCTGCGCACGCGTGCGGCCGCCGTCGCCGCCACCGTCGAAGTGCGGTCCAACGGCTCACTCACCGTCCATGAACCGTCCGACGACCATGTCCTGGACACCGGAATCTGGATCTACCAGGGCCGGCACGTCGTGGAAGGCCCGCCGCCACCGGGCGGCCCGCAGGCATGGGCCGACCGGCTCGCCGGCGGGGAAGGGTTCGCGGACGAGTCGTCCGGCACCGCACCGTTCCGGCTGTACGCCCTGCCGATCCGGGACCGCGGCCGACAGGTGGGCACGGTCGTCGCCGCGGTGGAGGTCACTCCGTACCGCCACACGGCCCAGACCGCACTCATCGGGTCGATCGGACTGGCCGTACTGCTGCTCGGGGGCGTCTACCCGGTGACCCGCGCGGTCGTCGCCCGGGCACTGCGCCCGGTGTCCGTCATGAGCCGGCAAGCGGCACGGTGGAGCGGGGAGGACGCCGGTCACCGGTTCGGAGCGGAGCGACGCCCGGCGGAACTGGCTGACCTGGCAAGGACACTTGACGGACTTCTGGACCGGCTCGCCGCTGTGCTCCGGCACGAGCAGCAGCTGACCGGAGAGATGTCACACGAGCTGCGCACCCCCCTGGCCGCTCTCACCGCCGAGGTCGAATGGCTGCAGGCCAGGCCGCGCGGCGCCGAGGAACAGGAGACCGCGCACCAGGCCATCGCCTCCGGCGCCGCCCGCATGCACGACATCGTCGAAACGCTGCTCACCGAAGCGCGCACCCGCGGCTCCGAGACATCCGGACGATGTTCGCTGCATGAGGTGATCGTGGATGTCGCGCGCCGCAGCGCTGAGGATCATCCCCAGGATCCTCCGGTTGTGCTGCGAACCGGCATCGACGGGGAGACCGCCACCGTAGGCGTCTCCGCTCCGCTTCTGGAGCGGATCCTGGCGCCGCTCCTGGACAATGCCCGCCGCTACGCGGTGCGGTGCGTGGTGATCGACTATGCGGCAGCTCCGGGACAGAGCGTAGAGGTCAGGGTCTCCGACGACGGTCCCGGGATTCCGGCCGACCTGTGGGGAGATGTCTTCGAACCGGGATTCCGGGCCGCTCCCGCCAGCAGCCACGACGGAGCCGGCCTGGGCCTGCCACTCGCACGCCGCCTCGCGCGGGCGGCAGGGGGTGAGATCACGGTGTCTCCTGCCGATACCGGCGCCCGCTTCGTGGTCTCACTTCCCGCCGGATAA
- a CDS encoding response regulator transcription factor, protein MVLVVEDDHALRDVLARGLREEDFEVVTAADGRSALRTLAATGHPDAVVLDVGLPDSDGRDVCQAMRARGLVAPVLFLTARDGLTDRLSGFSAGGDDYLSKPFHMSELAARLRAALRRTGSERVAHGAGIRLDPARHLLEVRDRTASLTPTEFRLLACLMAEPGAVVRRRTLIRTGWPDGASVSDNTLDQFLARLRRKLREVDAAEGIETVRGVGYRFA, encoded by the coding sequence CTGGTGCTGGTCGTCGAGGACGATCACGCGCTGAGGGACGTGCTGGCCCGAGGACTCCGCGAGGAGGACTTCGAGGTCGTGACCGCCGCCGACGGCCGCAGCGCGCTGCGAACCCTTGCCGCCACCGGCCACCCGGACGCCGTGGTGCTGGATGTCGGCCTACCGGACTCCGACGGACGCGATGTGTGCCAGGCCATGCGGGCCCGCGGCCTGGTCGCACCGGTGCTGTTCCTGACCGCGCGCGACGGACTGACCGACCGCCTGTCGGGCTTCTCCGCGGGAGGCGACGACTACCTGTCCAAGCCGTTCCACATGAGCGAGCTCGCCGCGCGACTGCGGGCGGCCCTGCGGCGCACCGGAAGCGAACGCGTGGCGCACGGCGCCGGGATCCGACTCGACCCGGCGCGGCATCTGCTCGAGGTGCGCGACCGCACCGCATCCCTGACACCCACCGAGTTCCGGCTCCTGGCCTGCCTGATGGCCGAGCCCGGCGCGGTGGTGCGCCGGCGGACCCTGATCCGCACGGGGTGGCCCGACGGCGCCAGCGTCAGCGACAACACGCTCGACCAGTTCCTGGCGCGGCTGCGCCGCAAATTGCGGGAAGTGGACGCGGCCGAAGGCATCGAGACCGTCCGCGGAGTCGGATACCGGTTCGCATGA
- a CDS encoding response regulator transcription factor produces MPMATASDRPAALVIEDDETIGRHLHTGLLGNGYSATWCRTGTSGLSAAHSARPDVVLLDLGLPDMDGIDVARSLRADHPDLLIVILTARSDEIDVIAGLDAGADDYLVKPFSLTVLLARLRAHLRRRPTTAPEGPASLVIGALTLDIAARRCLLNGAEILLRAKEFELLAVLCRNQGAAVSREDLMAQVWDENWFGPTKTLDVTMASLRRRLHHAAATAPIPTRPLEITTLRGHGYRLERPESG; encoded by the coding sequence ATGCCCATGGCCACCGCATCCGACCGGCCCGCCGCTCTGGTGATCGAGGACGACGAGACCATCGGACGCCACCTGCACACCGGCCTGCTCGGCAACGGATACAGCGCTACCTGGTGCCGCACCGGGACATCCGGTCTGAGCGCGGCGCACAGCGCCCGCCCCGACGTCGTCCTCCTGGACCTCGGCCTGCCCGACATGGACGGCATCGACGTCGCCCGCAGCCTCCGCGCGGACCACCCCGATCTGCTCATCGTCATCCTGACCGCCCGCTCCGACGAGATCGATGTCATCGCCGGCCTGGACGCGGGCGCTGATGACTACCTCGTCAAGCCCTTCAGCCTGACCGTTCTGCTCGCCCGGCTCCGCGCCCACCTGCGCCGCCGCCCCACGACCGCGCCGGAGGGCCCGGCGTCGCTCGTGATCGGTGCCCTGACGCTGGATATCGCCGCGCGGCGCTGCCTGCTCAACGGTGCGGAAATCCTTCTGCGCGCGAAGGAGTTCGAACTCCTGGCCGTACTGTGCCGCAACCAGGGCGCGGCAGTCTCCCGGGAGGACCTGATGGCACAGGTCTGGGACGAGAACTGGTTCGGCCCCACGAAGACCCTGGACGTCACCATGGCCTCCTTGCGCCGCCGCCTGCACCATGCCGCTGCCACAGCGCCGATCCCCACCCGGCCGCTGGAGATCACCACCCTGCGGGGGCACGGCTACCGGCTCGAGCGACCGGAGAGCGGGTAG
- a CDS encoding FtsX-like permease family protein — translation MIVTWSIGLLRRRGGRLLATALGIALAVALISALGSFLTASKSTMTARAVHSVAVDWQVEVQPGADPATALGTVRAAAGVRTALPVGFARSTGFQATVAGSVQSTGSGVLLGLPEGYRAAFPREIRQLTGAADGVLLAQQTAANLHVAPGDTVRIGRPGASPVSVTVAGVVDLPQADSLFQKVGAPPQTQPSAPPDNVILLPAAVFSTLTTPVKAVDPAAVTTQIHVARDARLPQDPAAAYSAVTSAAHNLEAHLSGGVLVGDNLGASLAAARQDALYAQILFLFLGAPGAVLAALLTAALAGAGAGRRRREQALLRTRGLRPRQVARLAAVEAGVVGLAGGAVGIGIAALAGRLALGTASFGATTASAAAWSALALILGFAIATGVVLLPALRDLRAGTVAEARLTVGRGRNALWMRWGLDVVLLVVSLLVFRASSGNNYALVLAPEGVAAISVSYWAFLGPALLWLGSALLLWRLATTVLAHGRRPLARLVRPLTGTLAGATAASMSRQHRPLARSMVLLALAVSFAASTATFNATYRQQAEVDAQLTNGADVTVTQSPGSTTGPGGASALASVAGVRHVEPLQHRFAYVGSDLQDLYGVRPSTITSATSLQDAYFSGGSAQSLMQRLAARPDSVLVSDETVKDFQLAPGDLLNLRLQDSRRQQLRTVAFHYAGIVKEFPTAPHDSFFVANADYIAKTTGSDAVGAFLVDTGGTHQKDVAAALRSRLGTGASVTDVTQARSSVGSSLTSVDLAGLTRIELAFSILLAAAAGGIVLALGLAERRRTFAIATVLGASRRQLRGLVLSEAAAVLTGGVLGGAVIAWALSQMLVKVLTGVFDPPPSTVAVPWQYLGLTLLITMTALAAAALAAARASHRPAVEELREL, via the coding sequence ATGATCGTCACCTGGTCGATCGGCCTGCTGCGGCGGCGCGGTGGCAGATTGCTGGCCACGGCGCTGGGCATCGCGTTGGCCGTGGCACTCATCTCCGCGCTGGGTTCCTTCCTCACCGCGTCGAAGTCGACCATGACGGCCCGCGCGGTCCACTCGGTCGCCGTCGACTGGCAGGTGGAGGTGCAGCCCGGAGCCGATCCCGCCACCGCGCTCGGCACGGTCCGCGCCGCCGCGGGTGTACGGACCGCGCTGCCGGTCGGCTTCGCCCGCAGCACCGGCTTCCAGGCCACGGTCGCAGGTTCGGTACAGAGCACCGGATCGGGGGTCCTGCTCGGTCTCCCGGAAGGCTACCGAGCCGCGTTCCCGCGCGAGATCCGACAGTTGACCGGAGCGGCCGACGGCGTGCTGCTGGCACAGCAGACGGCCGCGAACCTGCATGTGGCACCAGGCGACACGGTGCGCATCGGCCGGCCGGGCGCGAGCCCCGTGTCCGTCACGGTGGCAGGCGTCGTCGACCTGCCGCAGGCCGACTCGCTGTTCCAGAAGGTCGGTGCCCCGCCCCAGACGCAGCCCTCCGCACCACCCGACAACGTCATCCTGCTCCCCGCCGCCGTGTTCAGCACCCTGACGACCCCGGTGAAGGCCGTCGACCCGGCTGCCGTCACCACCCAGATCCACGTGGCCCGCGACGCGCGCCTGCCGCAGGACCCCGCCGCCGCCTACTCGGCGGTCACCAGTGCGGCCCACAACCTCGAAGCGCACCTGTCCGGCGGCGTACTCGTGGGCGACAACCTCGGCGCCTCCCTCGCCGCGGCGCGCCAGGACGCCCTCTACGCTCAGATTCTCTTCCTGTTCCTGGGCGCTCCCGGAGCTGTCCTGGCCGCCCTGCTGACTGCGGCACTGGCGGGTGCGGGCGCCGGCCGGCGTCGCCGCGAACAGGCACTGCTGCGCACCCGGGGGCTGCGGCCCCGCCAGGTGGCCCGGCTCGCCGCGGTGGAAGCCGGAGTGGTCGGGCTGGCCGGTGGCGCGGTCGGGATCGGAATCGCCGCGCTGGCCGGGCGGCTGGCCCTCGGCACCGCATCGTTCGGCGCCACCACCGCCTCGGCCGCCGCATGGTCCGCCCTCGCCCTGATCCTGGGGTTCGCCATCGCGACCGGAGTCGTGCTGCTGCCTGCTCTGCGGGATCTGCGGGCCGGCACCGTGGCCGAGGCGCGGCTCACGGTCGGGCGCGGCCGCAACGCGCTGTGGATGCGGTGGGGTCTGGACGTCGTACTGCTGGTGGTCTCCCTCCTGGTCTTCCGGGCGTCCAGCGGCAACAACTACGCGCTGGTGCTGGCCCCGGAAGGTGTGGCCGCCATCTCGGTGTCCTACTGGGCGTTCCTGGGCCCGGCCCTGCTCTGGCTGGGCTCCGCGCTCCTACTGTGGCGGCTGGCAACAACGGTTCTGGCCCACGGCCGTCGGCCGTTGGCCCGGCTGGTCAGGCCGCTGACGGGAACGCTGGCCGGGGCGACCGCCGCGAGCATGTCGCGCCAGCACCGTCCGCTGGCGCGGTCCATGGTGCTGCTGGCGCTCGCGGTCTCGTTCGCCGCCTCCACCGCGACCTTCAACGCGACCTACCGCCAGCAGGCGGAAGTCGATGCCCAGCTCACGAACGGCGCGGATGTCACGGTCACGCAGTCGCCGGGTTCCACCACCGGACCCGGCGGCGCGAGCGCTCTGGCCTCGGTCGCCGGAGTGCGGCACGTCGAGCCGTTGCAGCACCGGTTCGCGTACGTCGGTTCCGATCTGCAGGACCTGTACGGGGTGCGGCCGTCCACGATCACCTCCGCCACGTCCTTGCAGGACGCCTACTTCTCCGGCGGCAGTGCTCAGAGCCTGATGCAGCGGCTTGCCGCCCGGCCCGACTCCGTCCTGGTCAGCGACGAAACCGTGAAGGACTTCCAGCTCGCCCCCGGAGACCTGCTGAATCTGCGCCTGCAGGACAGTCGCAGACAGCAGCTCCGGACTGTGGCCTTCCACTACGCGGGCATCGTCAAGGAATTCCCGACCGCCCCCCATGACAGCTTCTTCGTCGCGAACGCCGACTACATCGCCAAGACCACCGGCAGTGACGCGGTCGGCGCCTTCCTGGTCGACACCGGCGGCACCCACCAGAAGGACGTGGCCGCGGCGCTGCGGAGCCGGCTCGGCACCGGGGCGAGCGTCACCGACGTTACGCAGGCACGGTCCTCGGTCGGCTCCAGCCTCACCTCGGTCGACCTCGCCGGACTGACGCGGATCGAGCTCGCCTTCTCGATCCTGCTGGCCGCGGCGGCAGGCGGCATCGTTCTGGCCCTGGGCCTGGCGGAACGCCGCCGCACCTTCGCGATCGCCACCGTGCTCGGGGCCTCCAGGCGGCAGCTGCGGGGGCTGGTTCTCAGCGAAGCCGCCGCTGTGCTCACCGGTGGAGTGCTCGGTGGCGCCGTGATCGCCTGGGCGCTGTCGCAGATGCTCGTCAAGGTACTGACCGGGGTCTTCGACCCGCCGCCCAGCACGGTGGCCGTGCCCTGGCAGTACCTGGGCCTGACCCTGCTGATCACCATGACCGCGCTGGCAGCCGCTGCCCTGGCCGCGGCCCGCGCCTCCCACCGGCCGGCCGTCGAGGAGCTGCGGGAACTCTGA